The Arcobacter sp. LA11 genome segment GTAGAGAACATATAGATACAAAAAATATATTTCAAATTAGTCTAGGAATGATAGCTGGTATTTTACTTTCAATTTTTATTTTAAAGAATATTAAATTTGAATACTTAGGACTTGTATTTGGAGTATTTATTTTGATCTCTATTTTTATAAGTATTAGAATAAAAACATTTACTTTAAATAAAGGTATAAACTATTCAGGTGGTTTTATAGCTGGGGTTATGGGTTCCATGGCAGCTGTGGGAGGTCAAATCCTAGCTCTTTTATTTCAAAACCATTCTTTAGAGTCCTTAAAATCAACTTTAGCTTTTTTATATACTCTATTTTCAACACTGATGTTAATTATGTTCTATGTTTTTGGTGAGTTTTCTTATACTCAATTTATATCAGGGATTTACATGATGCCAGGGTTTATTATTGGCTTTTTTATTGCACCTATTTTTTCTAAATATTTTAATCCCAAATATAGTAAAACGGTGATACTTTTTATGGCAACACTAGGTTCTTTAGTTTTGATATTAAAAAGTCTTATGTAGTTGTCAATAAACTATCCTGTTGAAGAAAACTATATGATGCATGAAGTACAATGAGTTAAATATTTGGTGTATTATTTTTAGGTGGTATTTGTTTTACTATGTCTATTTTTGTAGCTGATTTAGCATTTTTGACATTTTCTGAGCTTATTTTTCAAGCAAAGGTTGGTATACTTTGTGCTTCTTTATTTGCTGGATTATTTGGATTTTTTTGGTTAAAATATGTTGCAAAGAAGCTAGACTAAATAAAAAGGTGAAGTATGAAGAAAGTGTTACTTGTTGAAGATGACTTAGTTCTACAAAAATTGATAAATGAGTATTTGGAAGAATACAATTATCTCTGTAGTGCTTTTTCAAATCCAACAGATGCTTTAGAGTCTTTTAAAGAAAACCCAGATGATTTCACTATAGCTATACTCGATCTTGGCTTACCAAATATGGATGGTTTTGATTTATTTAAGAAACTAAAAGAGATAAAAGATATACCTATTATTATTTCAACTGCAAGGGATGATATTGGGAATAAAATATATGGTTTTGAGCTTGGTACTGATGATTATCTTTCAAAACCTTATGAACCTAGAGAATTAGTTCTTAGAATAGAAGCTACTTTAAAAAAGTATAATAAGTCTGATTCCCTTAAAATACATGAATTAAGTATTGATATAAATGAATCAAGGGTTTTTTTAAGTGGTATTGAAATAGAGTTTACTAAAATTGAAAAAGAGATTTTTTTACTATTTATAAATAATTTAAATAAAATCATATCAAGAGAAGATATAGTAAATCAAACTTCACTTAAAGATGATACAAAAAACAGAACAGTTGATATGCATGTAAGTAATATTAGATATAAGATTGATGATGATTCAAAAGAACCTAGATACATAAAAGCTATTTGGGGTATTGGCTATAAGTTTTTTTATGACAATTAGAAAACGACTCTTTATATCATTCTCTTTAATCCTATTGATTGTTGCATTTATCATAGGAGTATTTTTTTATACTATTTATAACCTAAATAGTATTAACTCTCAACAAAATCATAGGTATGATCAACTAATAAGAGTGGAAAAGCTAAAAGAGTTTAATAACTCTTATTCTTGGATAGTTTTTAATATTATAACTGATTTTGACAAGATAGAGATAGTAAATGAAAGAATTAAAAAAGCAGATAAACTTTTTGAAAATTTAAGTAAACAGAAAAACGAAATTATAGATAATTCAGAATCAGAAAAAGAAAAAAAGAATCTAATTTTGATTTTTAGAGACTTTGAGATTATGCAAAAACTTATAAAAGAAAAATTATATAATCTAGTACTTAATAAAAGTGGTGACTTTACGGTATTTAATGTAAGTTTTGAACAAATAAATGTAGATACTCAAAAACTACTTGAAGAAGAGATAAAATATTTACAAGATAAACTAAATCAAACTCAAAATAAAAGAGAAGATTTCTTAGATACTATAAAACTTGAGTTAGTTGTTTTATTTATTGTCTTATTTTTACTTAGTTTTGTAATCTCTTCAAAAATTATAACTGAGATAAAAGAGAAACTTCATAGGCTTAACCAAGGTGTTTTACAACTATTTAAAAATGATGAAGAAACTATTAAAGTTAATATTGGGGAGAACAATGAGCTTAGGGAAATAACCAAAAATCTAAACTCATATTTGGAAAAGCAATCAGATATTATACACTCAAGAGAAGAACTTTTGCGAAATATTAGCCACGAATTAAAAACTCCTATTGCAAAAGGAAAATTTATGGTTCAAAAAATTGAAAAAAAAGATAATAGCCAAATAATAAAAGATATAAATACAATTTTTTATGATATTGAAAAACTTACAAATAAACTTCTTGAAAGAGAGAAATTAAACTTCGCAGTTTTAAAAATGAAAAAATTTAAATCTAGTAGTTTGATATTAGAATCTTTATCAAAACTTTCTATTGAAGATGAATCCAAAGTTACTGTAAATATAAAAGATGATTTTAATATAGATGGAGATTTTTACTACTTAACGATTGTACTTAAGAACTTGATTGACAATGCTATGAAATATGCTAAAGAATTTCCTATTGTAATAGAGAGTAAAAATGATCAGGTTTATATAAAAAATATTGCAGATGAACTTTCAAATGATTTGATATATTATATTCAACCCTTTACAAGAGAACCAAATCAGCAGCAAGGACATGGATTAGGACTAAATATTGTAAGTAAAATTTTAGAACTTCATAAATTTGATTTGAAATATAAATATAAAAATTCATATAATATATTTATAGTATCATTTAAATAAATCAGATTACTTTATTTGTTTTAAGTTAATAATGTAAATTTAAAATAATACGTCGCGGTGGAGGAAGCAAGGAGATATATTATAATAAATAAACATTAATAAATATAAAATATTAAAAGCTATTGATATAATCTAGAGTTTAACCAGACAAACTAGAAGATAATAGACCTAAACTTAAAAATAACATAACAACCACAAGTATTAAGTTAAAAAAAATCCATAATAGCTTCTTCTTAATAGTTTTATATTTTCAATTTTAAAATATTTTTGTAAAGTTAAAAAGTATATATTGATTGACAGTCTCTTGACAGTTTTGAATTGGCTATTTTAAACTTAAATATAATGTTTAATTAGTTAATAAAACTTGTTTGATAATAAGATAATATGCTAAAGAGTTTATTTTTAATAAATAATATGAATTTAAAAACAGTATGTTTCAATTTATATAAAACTAAAACATACTGTGTTAATAAGTAATAAGTTAAAGTATCTTATTTAAGTCTTATCCTAAGGTATAAGATAACAAACCTAAACTTACAAATAAAGCTGTCACTATTAATATTAAATTTTTTAAGAATTTCATAATAACTCCTTTAAATTATTTTTTTATAATCTAATTATAAAAAATCTTTGCAAAGTTAAAAAGCGTATAGTTCTTGACAATTAGTTGACAATTTTGAAATATGAATTATTATTGATTTAAGAAGTAACTAGATAGTTACTTCTTATTAGATTTATATAATAGTGATGAAATATATTATTTCAATTTTTGTGCTACAAGTTGATTTACAACTTTTGGATTTGCTTTTCCTTGTGTAGATTTAAGGACTTGTCCTACAAAAAAGCCTAATAGTTTTGTATTGCCTTCTTTAAACTTAGATACATTGTCTGGGTTTTTCTCCATGATTTCATCTATAATTGGTAAAATTATAGATGGATCGCTTATTTGTATAAGTCCTTTGTTTTCAACTATTTGTGCTGGATTTTCTCCTGTTTTTGCCATATCTTCAAATACTTGTTTTGCAATTTTACTTGAAATAATTTCATCATCTATCATTTTAACAAGTTGGGCTATTTGTTTAGCATCAAATTTTAATTCATTTGATTCTTTTAGTTCTCTAGCTACTTCTGTTACTATAATATTTGCTAAGTTAATAGGACTGTTAAGTTCAGATAATCCCTCTTTGTAAAATGATGAGAGCTTTTCATCTCTTGCTAAAATATTTCCTACTTCTGCATTTAGTCCTAGTTCGTTTGTATATTTATCAAATAGTATTTGTTGTTCACTATTCATAGATACTTCAGTTCCAACTATTTGTTCATTTTTAGCTTGTTTCTTTTGTTCTACTTTTTCAACTGGTTTATCAGATGTTTTTTTAGCCCAAGAGTCTTTTAATCCTACGATTTTATTAAATACTGGTTTTTCATCTGTATAATCAACTGGGTCAGCATAGAAGTAACCTTGTCTTTCAAATTGGAATCTTTCATCTATCTTTTCAGTAACAATTGCAGGTTCTATTAAAGCATCTTTGATAATTGTAAGAGAGTTAGGGTTTAAGTCTTCTAATCCTTCTGGAGCTTCACTAGCATATAATCTATCATATACTCTTACTTCTGCTTTGATAGCCTCTTTTGCACTTACCCATTGGATTGCACTTTTTACTTTGATACCACTAGTATCATTACCACTTTTTGAATCTGGATGATATTCTACTTTTAGTTCAACTACTTTTCCATTTTCATCTTTGATAACTTCTTTGCAAGTAATGATAAATCCATGTCTTAGACGTACTGGTTGAGTAGGGGTAAGTCTAAAGTATCCTTTTGGAGGATTTTCATTAAAATCATCTCTTTCTATATATAATTCATTTGAGAAAGGTATCTCTCTTGTTCCTTCTTTTGGAACATCATGAGGATAATATGGAGCATCAATCTCTTCTGTGCCTTCATAGTTTACAATTGTAACTTTTAGTGGGTCAAGTACAGTTAATACTCTTGGTACTTTAGTATTCAAATCATCTCTGATACAAAACTCTAGTTGTGCTACATCTACCATAGAGTTTGCTTTTGCAATACCTATTTGGTCACAGAAGTTTAGAATAGATTCTTTTGTATATCCTCTTCTTTTATATCCAGCAATTGTAGGCATTCTTGGGTCATCCCAACCACTTACATAGTTCCCATCTACAAGTTCAAGTAGTTTTCTTTTACTCATAACTGTATAATTGATACCAAGTCTTGCAAATTCGTGTTGGTAAGGTCTTGGAGCTTCTAATCCTAAGGTATCTAAAACCCAATCATAAATATCTCTATTGTTTTCAAATTCTAAGGTACAAATAGAGTGAGATACGCCTTCAATATAATCAGATAAACAATGAGCAAAATCATACATAGGATAAATAGACCACTCATCTTCTGTTCTAAAGTGATGGGCATGTCGGATTCTATATAATAGCGGATCTCTTAGTTTCATATTAGCAGCGCTCATATCAATTTTAGCTCTTAATACATGCTCTCCATCTTTAAATTCACCATTTTTCATTTTTTCAAAAAGCTCAAGGTTTTCTTCTATTGAACGAGAAGCATATTCACTTCGTTTTCCTGCTTCTGTAACAGTTCCACGGAATTCTCTCATTTGCTCTTCATCGATACTATCTACATATGCTTTACCCATTTTGATAAGTTGTATAGCGTAATCATATATCTTTGGAAAGTAATCAGAAGTAAAATATACATTTTCTCCCCAGTTGAATCCAAGCCATTGTACAGCATCTTTTAGAGCCTCAACGTATTTTGTATCTTCTTTAGTTGGATTTGTATCATCCATTCTAAGGTTACAATGACCTTTATAGTCACTAGCAATACCAAAATTTATACAGATAGATTTAGCATGTCCAATATGTGGGAAACCATTTGGCTCTGGAGGAAATCTAGTAATAACCTCTTCATATTTCCCTGACTTTAAGTCCTCTTCTACTATAGACCGTAAAAAATCTTTACTCTCACTCATTATTATTAAACCTTTTGATTTTGAAACTTTTATAAGGGTTATATTTTATCTAATTTGTGCTTATATCATCTTAGATAAAGAAGTTATTTTAGAGGTATTATTAGTCATATAAAAATTGATATAGGATAGATGATTTTATAATATAATCAAAATAAGTGAAATATTATTGATAATTAAATATATCATTTATATTTATGTAGTGCCTATATTTAAGGTAAATTTATAAAACATTTTGAACTTTTATAATTAAATATCATCTTCTCAAATCTTTTAAGTTTGATGATAGTAGAATGATAACAAATTCTAAGTAGGATATTATTATGAGTAAGCTTGTGTTAGCTTTATCTTTTTTAATGATTTTTTTTCTAGGTTGTGATAATAAAGATATAGAAAAAACTACAAAAGAACAAAAACAAACGATAACAGTATTTACTCCTAATTTTGATGAAGCTATTAGTGGTCCTATAAAAATGGAAGTAGAAGCTTTTGAGAAAAAAACAAATTCTACAGTACGAATAGTTGCTTCTGGTTGGGAAAGTATGACCCAAAGAATAGAAGAATCCTTAAATGATAAAAACATAAATTATGATATCTTTGTAGTATTGGCATCTTGGGGTGGTTCAATCTTACAAAATACAGCTGCTTCAATTCCTCAAAATATAAAAGAAAAAATTGATTGGGATGATGTTCTTCCTATATATAAAAATAATGTATTAGCTCTTAATAATAAAGCATATTTTTTACCATATGATGGTGATAATATAAATTTATATTATAGAAAAGATATTATAGAAAATGATGAATATAAAAAAAGATTTAAAAAAGAGTATGGATATGAATTAGAAGTTCCCAAAACTTGGAAAGAGTTCAATGATATAGCAAGCTTTTTTAATAACTGGGATTGGGATAAAGATGGAGAGGTTGAATATGGTTTTGCTGGAAGTAGGGTAAAAGATTATGCTACTGCACTATTGTTTTTAACTAAAGCTGCTGCTTATGCAAAACATCCAGATGATAAAGCATACTATTTTGATATAAATAATATGAAAGCAAAGATTGATAATCCTGGTTTTGTTAAAGCACTTGAAGAGTATATTGATATTATGAAATATGCACCAAAACAAGTAATGAATTTTTCGCCACTAGAAGTAAGACAAAGTCTTATCACAGGAAATGTTTTGATGGCAATAGATTGGGCAAATATTGGTACAATGTCTCAAAACTCTTTAGAATCACAAATAAAAGATAAAATCGGCATAGCTAAACTTCCAGGTTCAAATGAAGTTTATAATTCAAAAACAGATAAATGGGAAAAAAGATATAATGCTCCTTCCTCAATAGTTGGGAATTGGATTATTG includes the following:
- a CDS encoding Na+/H+ antiporter NhaA; translation: MFGVLFLGGICFTMSIFVADLAFLTFSELIFQAKVGILCASLFAGLFGFFWLKYVAKKLD
- a CDS encoding response regulator transcription factor, producing the protein MKKVLLVEDDLVLQKLINEYLEEYNYLCSAFSNPTDALESFKENPDDFTIAILDLGLPNMDGFDLFKKLKEIKDIPIIISTARDDIGNKIYGFELGTDDYLSKPYEPRELVLRIEATLKKYNKSDSLKIHELSIDINESRVFLSGIEIEFTKIEKEIFLLFINNLNKIISREDIVNQTSLKDDTKNRTVDMHVSNIRYKIDDDSKEPRYIKAIWGIGYKFFYDN
- a CDS encoding ATP-binding protein — encoded protein: MTIRKRLFISFSLILLIVAFIIGVFFYTIYNLNSINSQQNHRYDQLIRVEKLKEFNNSYSWIVFNIITDFDKIEIVNERIKKADKLFENLSKQKNEIIDNSESEKEKKNLILIFRDFEIMQKLIKEKLYNLVLNKSGDFTVFNVSFEQINVDTQKLLEEEIKYLQDKLNQTQNKREDFLDTIKLELVVLFIVLFLLSFVISSKIITEIKEKLHRLNQGVLQLFKNDEETIKVNIGENNELREITKNLNSYLEKQSDIIHSREELLRNISHELKTPIAKGKFMVQKIEKKDNSQIIKDINTIFYDIEKLTNKLLEREKLNFAVLKMKKFKSSSLILESLSKLSIEDESKVTVNIKDDFNIDGDFYYLTIVLKNLIDNAMKYAKEFPIVIESKNDQVYIKNIADELSNDLIYYIQPFTREPNQQQGHGLGLNIVSKILELHKFDLKYKYKNSYNIFIVSFK
- a CDS encoding TSUP family transporter — its product is MELTIETYILINFILVLSSILQMATGVTVGIIIVPFLAMISYTLIPVPIAFASLALTVMMAYKGREHIDTKNIFQISLGMIAGILLSIFILKNIKFEYLGLVFGVFILISIFISIRIKTFTLNKGINYSGGFIAGVMGSMAAVGGQILALLFQNHSLESLKSTLAFLYTLFSTLMLIMFYVFGEFSYTQFISGIYMMPGFIIGFFIAPIFSKYFNPKYSKTVILFMATLGSLVLILKSLM
- a CDS encoding glutamine--tRNA ligase/YqeY domain fusion protein, with translation MSESKDFLRSIVEEDLKSGKYEEVITRFPPEPNGFPHIGHAKSICINFGIASDYKGHCNLRMDDTNPTKEDTKYVEALKDAVQWLGFNWGENVYFTSDYFPKIYDYAIQLIKMGKAYVDSIDEEQMREFRGTVTEAGKRSEYASRSIEENLELFEKMKNGEFKDGEHVLRAKIDMSAANMKLRDPLLYRIRHAHHFRTEDEWSIYPMYDFAHCLSDYIEGVSHSICTLEFENNRDIYDWVLDTLGLEAPRPYQHEFARLGINYTVMSKRKLLELVDGNYVSGWDDPRMPTIAGYKRRGYTKESILNFCDQIGIAKANSMVDVAQLEFCIRDDLNTKVPRVLTVLDPLKVTIVNYEGTEEIDAPYYPHDVPKEGTREIPFSNELYIERDDFNENPPKGYFRLTPTQPVRLRHGFIITCKEVIKDENGKVVELKVEYHPDSKSGNDTSGIKVKSAIQWVSAKEAIKAEVRVYDRLYASEAPEGLEDLNPNSLTIIKDALIEPAIVTEKIDERFQFERQGYFYADPVDYTDEKPVFNKIVGLKDSWAKKTSDKPVEKVEQKKQAKNEQIVGTEVSMNSEQQILFDKYTNELGLNAEVGNILARDEKLSSFYKEGLSELNSPINLANIIVTEVARELKESNELKFDAKQIAQLVKMIDDEIISSKIAKQVFEDMAKTGENPAQIVENKGLIQISDPSIILPIIDEIMEKNPDNVSKFKEGNTKLLGFFVGQVLKSTQGKANPKVVNQLVAQKLK
- a CDS encoding ABC transporter substrate-binding protein, producing MSKLVLALSFLMIFFLGCDNKDIEKTTKEQKQTITVFTPNFDEAISGPIKMEVEAFEKKTNSTVRIVASGWESMTQRIEESLNDKNINYDIFVVLASWGGSILQNTAASIPQNIKEKIDWDDVLPIYKNNVLALNNKAYFLPYDGDNINLYYRKDIIENDEYKKRFKKEYGYELEVPKTWKEFNDIASFFNNWDWDKDGEVEYGFAGSRVKDYATALLFLTKAAAYAKHPDDKAYYFDINNMKAKIDNPGFVKALEEYIDIMKYAPKQVMNFSPLEVRQSLITGNVLMAIDWANIGTMSQNSLESQIKDKIGIAKLPGSNEVYNSKTDKWEKRYNAPSSIVGNWIIVVNKNSKNKKLAFDFAAHMTSKAITSKYVVQGWSGINPSRYSHLILDKNIEAWTASGFSKDFAKKYLTAINESLSMKNVMNDIRIPGSNLYYDVLEEYIDKAIRKELSAKDALEITASKWNDITQKLDAKKQLQFYKESINE